In one Bordetella pertussis 18323 genomic region, the following are encoded:
- a CDS encoding YebC/PmpR family DNA-binding transcriptional regulator, whose protein sequence is MAGHSKWANIQHRKGRQDAKRGKLWTKIIREITVAARAGGADPDSNPRLRMAWDKATDANMPKDNIQRAIQRGAGGADGESYEEVRYEGYGIGGAAVIVDCMTDNRTRTVAEVRHAFAKHGGNLGQEGSVAFMFKHCGQFVFAPGTSEETVMEAALEAGAEDVATDEEGVIEVVCAPADFTAVRQAFEAAGLKAEVDGVVMKALNETELTGEDAVKMQKLLDVLESLDDVQEVYTNVVFDEAQ, encoded by the coding sequence ATGGCCGGACACAGTAAATGGGCCAATATCCAGCACCGCAAGGGCCGCCAGGACGCCAAGCGGGGCAAGCTCTGGACCAAGATCATTCGTGAAATCACCGTCGCCGCGCGTGCCGGCGGCGCCGACCCGGACAGCAACCCGCGCCTGCGCATGGCCTGGGACAAGGCGACCGACGCCAACATGCCCAAGGACAACATCCAGCGGGCCATCCAGCGCGGCGCCGGCGGCGCCGACGGCGAAAGCTACGAGGAAGTCCGCTACGAAGGCTACGGCATCGGCGGCGCGGCGGTCATCGTCGACTGCATGACCGACAATCGCACCCGCACCGTCGCCGAAGTGCGCCACGCCTTCGCCAAGCATGGCGGCAACCTGGGCCAGGAAGGCTCGGTGGCCTTCATGTTCAAGCACTGCGGCCAGTTCGTGTTCGCGCCCGGCACCTCCGAGGAAACCGTCATGGAAGCCGCCCTGGAGGCCGGCGCCGAGGACGTCGCCACCGACGAGGAAGGCGTCATCGAAGTCGTCTGTGCGCCGGCCGATTTCACCGCCGTGCGCCAGGCCTTCGAGGCCGCCGGCCTGAAGGCGGAAGTCGACGGCGTGGTCATGAAGGCGCTCAACGAAACCGAGCTCACCGGCGAAGACGCCGTCAAGATGCAGAAGCTGCTCGACGTCCTGGAAAGCCTGGACGACGTGCAGGAGGTCTACACCAACGTCGTGTTCGACGAAGCGCAATAA
- a CDS encoding helicase HerA-like C-terminal domain-containing protein gives MPDPIVIAKNAQTELALLPALANRHGCITGATGTGKTVTLQVLAEAFSRIGTPVFMADVKGDLTGISQAGTASPKLQERLKNLGLPEPAWGASPVSLWDVFGEQGVPIRATVSDMGPLLLSRMLELNDTQEGVLTLVFRVADDEGQLLLDLKDLRAMLQNVADRSAELKTRYGNVSAATVGAIQRGLLRLESQGAEQFFGEPMLDVHDLLRTDAQGRGMVNILAADKLMQAPRLYGVFLLWLLADLYEKLPEIGDPEQPGLVFFFDEAHLLFNDAPSALLDKIEQVVRLVRSKGVGVYFVTQNPLDIPDTVLGQLGNRIQHALRAFTPRDQKAVKTAAQTMRPNPGLDIEAAITELGVGEALVSLLDAKGRPTPTERAWILPPGSRIGPATDAERQALRQAMPLAPKYEQTVDRESAYEVLTARAAADAPATDGARAPAGKNGAPAAPAEEGGLMQGINEVLFGSTGSRGGKRDGVVQSVAKSTARQMARELVRGVLGSLLGSRRR, from the coding sequence ATGCCTGATCCCATTGTTATCGCCAAGAATGCCCAGACCGAGCTGGCGCTGCTGCCCGCGCTGGCCAATCGGCACGGCTGCATTACCGGCGCCACCGGCACGGGCAAAACGGTGACGCTTCAGGTGCTCGCCGAAGCGTTTTCCCGTATTGGCACGCCGGTTTTCATGGCTGATGTAAAGGGGGATCTGACCGGGATATCGCAGGCGGGTACGGCATCGCCGAAACTGCAGGAGCGTCTGAAGAACCTGGGCCTGCCCGAGCCGGCCTGGGGCGCCAGCCCGGTATCGCTATGGGATGTGTTCGGCGAACAGGGCGTGCCGATCCGCGCCACGGTGTCGGACATGGGGCCCTTGCTGCTGTCGCGCATGCTGGAGCTCAACGATACCCAGGAAGGGGTGCTGACGCTGGTGTTCCGCGTGGCCGACGACGAGGGGCAGTTGCTGCTGGACCTGAAGGACTTGCGCGCCATGCTGCAGAACGTGGCGGACCGCTCGGCCGAGCTGAAGACGCGCTATGGCAATGTGTCGGCCGCCACGGTGGGCGCCATCCAGCGCGGCCTGCTGCGGCTGGAGTCGCAGGGCGCCGAGCAATTCTTCGGCGAGCCCATGCTGGACGTGCACGATCTGCTGCGCACCGACGCGCAGGGGCGCGGGATGGTCAATATCCTGGCGGCCGACAAGCTGATGCAGGCGCCGCGCCTGTACGGGGTGTTCCTGCTCTGGCTGCTGGCCGACCTGTACGAGAAGCTGCCAGAGATCGGCGACCCGGAGCAACCCGGGCTGGTGTTCTTCTTCGACGAGGCGCACCTGCTGTTCAATGATGCGCCATCGGCGCTGCTGGACAAGATCGAGCAGGTGGTGCGGCTGGTGCGCTCCAAGGGCGTGGGGGTGTACTTCGTGACGCAGAATCCGCTGGACATCCCGGACACCGTGCTGGGCCAGCTGGGCAACCGCATCCAGCACGCCTTGCGCGCCTTCACGCCGCGCGACCAGAAGGCGGTCAAGACGGCGGCGCAGACGATGCGCCCGAATCCGGGGCTGGATATCGAGGCCGCCATCACGGAGCTCGGCGTGGGCGAGGCCCTGGTCTCGCTGCTGGATGCCAAGGGACGGCCGACCCCGACCGAACGCGCCTGGATCCTGCCGCCGGGCAGCCGCATCGGCCCGGCCACCGATGCCGAGCGCCAGGCCTTGAGGCAGGCCATGCCGCTGGCGCCCAAGTACGAGCAGACCGTCGACCGCGAGTCGGCCTACGAGGTGCTGACCGCGCGCGCCGCGGCCGATGCGCCGGCCACGGACGGCGCCCGCGCGCCCGCGGGCAAGAATGGCGCGCCGGCCGCGCCCGCCGAGGAAGGCGGGCTGATGCAAGGCATCAACGAGGTGCTGTTCGGTTCGACCGGTTCGCGCGGCGGCAAGCGCGACGGCGTGGTCCAGAGCGTGGCCAAGAGCACGGCGCGCCAGATGGCGCGCGAACTGGTGCGGGGCGTGCTGGGATCCCTGCTGGGGTCGCGGCGACGCTGA
- a CDS encoding aspartate aminotransferase family protein, whose translation MHSYTNAVKHRDVGPRIITHGEGVYVFDDQGNRYLEGMAGLWSVAVGFGEQRLVEAAARQFQELPYYHTFTHKSHPSVIALAERLIGYTDGRMAQAFFTNSGSEANDTVVKLVWYYNNALGRRDKKKIIARQRGYHGVTVASASLTGLPGNHKDFDLPLPQIRHTACPHYYRYGLPGETEEDFATRMAGELEAMILREGPDTVAAFIGEPVMGAGGVIVPPRTYWQKIQAVCRKYDILVIADEVITGFGRLGQRFGSQVFDIEPDIMVLSKQITSSYQPLGAVLLNTRVADVVAEHSGRLGTFGHGYTASGHPVATAVALENLRLIDERGLIEHAAEMGALLHQELQALSSHPLVGEVRGVGLIAGVELVADKATRQPFDPLGKAGGYAYERAHDHGLIVRGIQDTVAFCPPLIITAEQVRDMVARFARTLDDVAAHVAQG comes from the coding sequence CTGCACTCCTACACCAACGCGGTCAAGCACCGCGACGTGGGCCCGCGCATCATCACCCACGGTGAAGGCGTATACGTGTTCGACGACCAGGGCAACCGCTACCTCGAAGGAATGGCCGGCCTGTGGAGCGTCGCGGTGGGTTTCGGCGAGCAGCGCCTGGTCGAAGCCGCGGCGCGCCAGTTCCAGGAACTGCCCTACTACCATACGTTCACGCACAAGTCGCACCCCAGCGTCATCGCGCTGGCCGAGCGCCTGATCGGCTACACGGACGGGCGCATGGCCCAGGCGTTCTTCACCAACTCCGGCTCCGAGGCCAACGACACGGTCGTCAAGCTGGTGTGGTACTACAACAATGCGCTGGGCCGCCGCGACAAGAAAAAGATCATCGCGCGCCAGCGCGGCTACCACGGCGTCACGGTCGCCTCGGCCAGCCTCACCGGCCTGCCCGGCAACCACAAGGACTTCGACCTGCCGCTGCCGCAGATCCGCCACACCGCCTGCCCGCACTACTACCGCTACGGCCTGCCGGGCGAAACCGAAGAAGATTTCGCCACCCGCATGGCCGGCGAACTCGAGGCCATGATCCTGCGCGAAGGCCCGGACACGGTGGCAGCCTTCATCGGCGAACCTGTCATGGGCGCCGGCGGCGTCATCGTGCCCCCGCGCACGTACTGGCAGAAAATCCAGGCGGTGTGCCGCAAGTACGACATCCTGGTCATCGCCGACGAAGTCATCACCGGCTTCGGGCGCCTGGGCCAGCGCTTCGGCTCGCAGGTCTTCGACATCGAGCCGGACATCATGGTGCTGTCCAAGCAGATCACCTCCTCGTACCAGCCGCTGGGCGCGGTGCTGCTCAATACCCGCGTGGCCGACGTGGTGGCCGAACACAGCGGCCGCCTGGGCACTTTCGGGCATGGCTATACGGCCAGCGGCCACCCGGTCGCCACCGCGGTGGCGCTGGAGAACCTGCGCCTGATCGACGAACGCGGCCTGATCGAGCACGCCGCCGAAATGGGCGCGCTGCTGCACCAGGAGTTGCAGGCCCTGTCCAGCCATCCGCTGGTGGGCGAGGTGCGCGGCGTCGGCCTGATCGCCGGCGTGGAGCTGGTGGCCGACAAGGCCACGCGCCAGCCCTTCGACCCGCTCGGCAAGGCCGGCGGCTATGCCTACGAGCGCGCGCACGACCATGGCCTGATCGTGCGCGGCATCCAGGACACCGTGGCCTTCTGCCCGCCCCTGATCATCACCGCCGAACAGGTGCGCGACATGGTCGCGCGCTTTGCCCGCACCCTGGACGACGTCGCCGCCCACGTCGCGCAAGGCTGA
- a CDS encoding 2-hydroxyacid dehydrogenase, whose amino-acid sequence MKIIYASCNAIDPREWTEPLQAALPEAEVVAWQASQPVQHAELAVVWNPPAELFERELGLRAAFNLGAGVDALFRLETLPPDFPVVRLEDAGMAVQMAEYAAHALVRASRQFDAYDAQQRAGQWHPLPELDRTQWPVGVLGMGVMGTRVAQTLAGMDYPVAGWSRSGNAPQGVQAFGGADALPAFLARTRVLVNTLPLTDETRDLLRRDTLSQLLPGAHLINMGRGEHLVEEDLLALLDSGHMAGAALDVFREEPLPAGHPFWSHPRVAITPHIAAISLRRETVAQLAAKIRAFLRGEPVTGMVTRRRGY is encoded by the coding sequence GTGAAAATCATCTACGCCTCCTGCAATGCCATCGATCCGCGCGAATGGACGGAGCCCTTGCAGGCGGCCTTGCCCGAGGCCGAGGTGGTCGCATGGCAGGCGAGCCAGCCGGTCCAGCATGCCGAACTGGCGGTGGTCTGGAACCCGCCGGCCGAATTGTTCGAGCGCGAGCTCGGCCTGCGCGCGGCGTTCAACCTGGGCGCCGGCGTGGACGCGCTGTTCAGGCTGGAGACGCTGCCGCCGGATTTTCCCGTGGTGCGACTGGAGGACGCGGGCATGGCGGTGCAGATGGCCGAGTACGCGGCGCATGCGCTGGTGCGCGCCAGCCGCCAGTTCGACGCGTATGACGCGCAGCAGCGCGCCGGGCAATGGCATCCGCTGCCCGAGCTCGATCGCACGCAATGGCCGGTGGGCGTGCTGGGCATGGGCGTGATGGGTACGCGCGTGGCGCAGACCCTGGCCGGCATGGATTATCCGGTGGCGGGCTGGTCGCGCAGCGGCAATGCGCCGCAGGGCGTGCAGGCCTTTGGCGGCGCCGATGCGCTGCCGGCCTTCCTGGCGCGCACCCGGGTGCTGGTCAACACGCTGCCGCTGACCGACGAGACGCGCGACCTGTTGCGCCGCGATACCCTGTCGCAATTGCTGCCGGGCGCCCACCTGATCAACATGGGGCGCGGCGAGCACCTGGTGGAAGAGGACCTGCTGGCGCTGCTCGACAGCGGGCATATGGCAGGCGCGGCGCTCGACGTGTTTCGCGAAGAGCCCTTGCCGGCCGGCCACCCGTTCTGGTCGCATCCGCGCGTGGCGATCACCCCGCACATCGCGGCCATCAGCCTGCGCCGCGAAACGGTGGCGCAGCTGGCGGCCAAGATCCGCGCCTTCCTGCGCGGCGAGCCGGTCACCGGCATGGTGACGCGCCGCCGCGGCTACTGA
- a CDS encoding aldehyde dehydrogenase — MSTLPPLSHWESLAAGLTLRNQAFIDGRWHDGQAGPLAAINPATGQLLAEVTACSQADIDQAVAAARRAFESGVWSRMPRRERKQCMLRLAALIREHAEELALIETLNMGKPIGDTMAFDIPETAHTYAWYAETIDKQYDEIAPTDADALATITREPLGVVAAVVPWNYPLLMASWKVAPALAAGNSVILKPAEQSSLSALRLAELALQAGIPAGVLNVVPGAGPVAGRALGLHMDVDCLAFTGSTATGKRFMEYSGQSNLKQVWLECGGKSPHIIFDDCPDLDRAALAAAIGIFNNQGEVCIAGSRLYVQAGIYDTFVSKVEACARAMQPGNPLDPASPMGAMVDERQMARVLEYVESGRREGARLRMGGERVRADSGGYYIEPTIFECARPDLTIVREEIFGPVLAVTRFDGEDEVVAQANASAYGLGSGLWTADLSRAHRVSRRLRAGLVWVNCYFDGDVTVPFGGVKQSGFGRDKSLHALDKYTSLKTTWIRL; from the coding sequence ATGAGCACCCTGCCCCCGCTGTCCCATTGGGAATCCCTCGCCGCCGGCCTGACGCTGCGCAACCAGGCCTTCATCGACGGCCGCTGGCACGATGGCCAGGCCGGGCCGCTGGCCGCCATCAACCCGGCCACCGGCCAGTTGCTCGCCGAAGTGACGGCCTGCTCGCAAGCCGATATCGACCAGGCCGTCGCGGCCGCGCGGCGCGCCTTCGAGTCCGGCGTGTGGTCGCGCATGCCGCGCCGCGAGCGCAAGCAATGCATGCTGCGCCTGGCCGCGCTGATCCGCGAGCACGCCGAAGAACTGGCCCTGATCGAAACGCTGAACATGGGCAAGCCTATCGGCGACACCATGGCCTTCGACATCCCGGAAACCGCGCATACCTACGCGTGGTATGCCGAGACCATCGACAAGCAGTACGACGAAATCGCCCCCACCGACGCCGACGCGCTGGCCACCATCACGCGCGAACCGCTGGGCGTGGTGGCCGCCGTGGTGCCATGGAACTACCCGCTGCTGATGGCCTCGTGGAAGGTGGCGCCGGCGCTGGCCGCCGGCAACAGCGTGATCCTCAAGCCGGCCGAGCAGTCCTCGCTGTCGGCCCTGCGGCTGGCCGAACTGGCGCTCCAGGCCGGCATCCCCGCCGGCGTGCTCAACGTGGTGCCGGGCGCCGGCCCGGTGGCCGGGCGCGCGCTCGGACTGCACATGGACGTGGATTGCCTGGCCTTCACCGGCTCGACCGCCACCGGCAAGCGCTTCATGGAGTATTCCGGGCAATCCAACCTCAAGCAGGTCTGGCTGGAATGCGGCGGCAAGTCGCCGCACATCATTTTCGACGACTGCCCCGACCTGGACCGCGCCGCCCTGGCGGCGGCCATCGGCATCTTCAACAACCAGGGCGAGGTCTGCATCGCGGGCTCGCGCCTGTATGTGCAGGCCGGCATCTACGACACCTTCGTCAGCAAGGTGGAGGCGTGTGCGCGCGCGATGCAGCCGGGCAATCCGCTCGACCCGGCCTCGCCGATGGGCGCCATGGTCGATGAGAGGCAGATGGCGCGCGTGCTGGAATATGTCGAAAGCGGCCGGCGCGAAGGCGCGCGGCTGCGCATGGGCGGCGAGCGCGTGCGCGCCGACAGCGGAGGCTACTACATAGAACCCACCATCTTCGAATGCGCGCGGCCCGACCTGACCATCGTGCGCGAGGAGATCTTCGGCCCCGTGCTGGCGGTCACCCGGTTCGACGGCGAAGACGAGGTGGTGGCGCAGGCCAATGCCTCCGCCTATGGCCTGGGATCGGGCCTGTGGACGGCCGACCTGTCGCGCGCCCATCGCGTCTCGCGCAGGCTGCGCGCCGGCCTGGTATGGGTGAACTGCTACTTCGACGGCGACGTGACGGTGCCGTTCGGCGGCGTCAAGCAATCCGGCTTCGGGCGCGACAAGTCGCTGCACGCGCTGGACAAGTACACCTCGCTGAAGACGACCTGGATCCGCCTGTAG
- a CDS encoding DMT family transporter, with protein sequence MAPAPAPAAARQRRLGIALFFGALVAFATFDAACKYMLQFYPAPFLNVMRYTAVATIAAFMLLRHGLPRLSATPRRGLLVVRGLMLGTVGTCFMTALIWMPLSETTAIYFTSPMIMVALSPWLLGESVGRAQWLAVAVGFGGMLLIVRPGADLPALGTVLMAVAAVSYAIFQLLTRKLAGQVPGHVQYAYTAFICLLMTALPAPFFLPQPWPGLADSLVIIALGLCNGLAQILLIGAFQRVEASTLAPLNYCHLLMAVAFSTFWFGMPPDAPATAGMALIVAAGIFLVTRRAPGTPRLPVRDKESAA encoded by the coding sequence ATGGCCCCCGCCCCGGCGCCGGCCGCCGCCCGCCAGCGACGCCTCGGCATAGCGCTGTTCTTCGGCGCGCTGGTGGCCTTCGCCACCTTCGACGCGGCCTGCAAGTACATGCTGCAGTTCTATCCGGCGCCGTTCCTGAATGTGATGCGCTACACGGCGGTGGCCACCATCGCCGCGTTCATGCTGCTGCGCCACGGCCTGCCGCGCCTGTCGGCCACGCCGCGCCGCGGCCTGCTGGTGGTGCGCGGCCTGATGCTGGGCACGGTGGGCACCTGCTTCATGACGGCGCTGATCTGGATGCCGCTGTCCGAGACGACCGCCATCTACTTCACCTCGCCGATGATCATGGTGGCGTTGTCGCCCTGGTTGCTGGGCGAATCGGTCGGACGCGCCCAGTGGCTGGCGGTGGCGGTCGGGTTCGGCGGCATGCTGCTGATCGTGCGGCCGGGCGCCGACCTGCCCGCGCTGGGCACCGTGCTGATGGCGGTGGCCGCCGTCAGCTACGCCATTTTCCAGCTGCTCACGCGCAAGCTGGCCGGCCAGGTGCCGGGCCACGTGCAGTACGCCTACACCGCCTTCATCTGCCTGCTGATGACGGCCCTGCCGGCGCCGTTTTTCCTGCCGCAGCCCTGGCCCGGCCTGGCCGACAGCCTGGTGATCATCGCCCTGGGCCTGTGCAACGGCCTGGCGCAGATCCTGTTGATCGGCGCCTTCCAGCGCGTCGAAGCCTCGACGCTGGCGCCGCTGAACTACTGCCACCTGCTGATGGCCGTCGCCTTCAGCACCTTCTGGTTCGGCATGCCACCCGACGCGCCGGCCACAGCCGGCATGGCGCTGATCGTGGCCGCCGGCATTTTCCTCGTCACGCGGCGCGCCCCCGGCACGCCGCGCCTGCCCGTCCGCGACAAGGAGTCCGCCGCATGA
- a CDS encoding Zn-dependent hydrolase: MTTATALSINGQRLWDSLMELAKIGATPKGGNCRLALTELDGQGRDLLVRWMREAGLEITVDQVGNIFGRRPGARPELPSVATGSHIDTQPTGGKFDGCFGVLAGLEVMRTLQDHDVRTEAPLELAIWTNEEGTRFVPVMMGSGVFCNIFPLETALAATDVDGKSVRDELARIGYAGDAPVGQRKLGKYFEAHIEQGPILEAEDKVIGVVTGSLGLRWYDVTVTGMEAHAGPTPMPMRRDALYAATHLMQEVVRIALDYAPQGRGTVGVANVYPSSRNVIPGKVSFTVDLRHPDAARLAEMDARLRQACQALGAGDTTGYPVGVDLRDVQHFPPTPFEPALIGAVRQQAEARGYSHMDIVTGAGHDAVYVATVSPTAMIFVPCKDGISHNEVEDADPAHLEAGANVLLGAMLQHAGMVER; this comes from the coding sequence ATGACTACTGCCACCGCACTTTCGATCAACGGCCAACGCCTGTGGGACTCGCTCATGGAGCTGGCGAAAATCGGCGCCACGCCCAAGGGCGGCAATTGCCGCCTGGCGCTGACCGAACTGGACGGCCAGGGCCGCGACCTGCTGGTGCGCTGGATGCGCGAAGCGGGCCTGGAAATCACCGTCGACCAGGTCGGCAACATCTTCGGCCGCCGGCCCGGCGCGCGTCCGGAACTGCCCAGCGTGGCCACCGGCAGCCACATCGACACCCAGCCCACCGGCGGCAAGTTCGACGGATGCTTCGGCGTCCTGGCCGGACTGGAGGTCATGCGCACGCTGCAGGACCACGACGTGCGCACCGAGGCGCCGCTGGAACTGGCGATCTGGACCAACGAGGAAGGCACGCGCTTCGTGCCCGTCATGATGGGGTCCGGCGTGTTCTGCAATATCTTCCCGCTCGAAACGGCGCTGGCGGCCACCGACGTGGACGGCAAATCGGTGCGCGACGAGCTGGCGCGCATCGGCTACGCCGGCGACGCGCCGGTGGGCCAGCGCAAGCTGGGCAAGTACTTCGAGGCGCATATCGAGCAAGGCCCCATCCTGGAAGCCGAGGACAAGGTCATCGGCGTGGTCACCGGCTCGCTCGGCTTGCGCTGGTACGACGTCACCGTGACCGGCATGGAGGCGCACGCCGGCCCCACGCCCATGCCCATGCGCCGCGACGCCCTGTACGCCGCCACGCACCTGATGCAGGAAGTCGTGCGCATCGCGCTGGACTACGCCCCCCAGGGGCGCGGCACCGTGGGCGTGGCCAACGTCTATCCGTCCTCGCGCAACGTCATTCCCGGCAAGGTGTCGTTCACGGTCGACCTGCGCCACCCGGACGCCGCGCGCCTGGCCGAGATGGACGCCCGCCTGCGCCAGGCCTGCCAGGCGCTGGGCGCGGGCGACACCACCGGCTATCCGGTCGGCGTCGATCTGCGCGACGTCCAGCACTTTCCCCCCACGCCCTTCGAGCCCGCCCTGATCGGCGCGGTGCGCCAGCAGGCCGAGGCTCGCGGCTACAGCCATATGGATATCGTCACCGGCGCCGGCCACGACGCCGTCTACGTCGCCACCGTCAGCCCGACGGCGATGATCTTCGTGCCCTGCAAGGACGGCATCAGCCACAACGAAGTGGAAGACGCCGACCCGGCCCACCTGGAGGCCGGCGCCAACGTCCTGCTGGGCGCCATGCTGCAGCACGCGGGCATGGTGGAGCGCTGA
- a CDS encoding histone deacetylase family protein: MRLGRISAPTDVPARAETLRAMLASRGVTVDSPPDYGREPLEGIHSHEYLDYLEHAYTRWQAMRANGADPGPEVLPNLSPYYNGRVEHAARGPCPSTSIVAETGYYLSDLSCPVGPHTWRSALRSTHCAVAAADWALQNQALAYALCRPSRHHAHRDRAGGFCYLNSSAAAAQRLAQRCERVVVLDVDAHHGDGTQNIFYQRSDVMTISLHADPSGYYPFYTGYAHERGYGSGHGYNLNFPLPHGARNAIFLETLDSALTALRDYRPRALVLALGFDTYKDDPISVLKLDMDAYRQIGERINGLGLPTVVVQEGGYMVPAIGPALEAFLQGMAPATV, encoded by the coding sequence ATGCGGCTGGGCCGCATCAGCGCGCCCACCGACGTGCCGGCCCGCGCCGAGACGCTGCGCGCCATGCTGGCCTCGCGCGGCGTGACGGTGGACAGCCCGCCCGACTACGGCCGCGAGCCGCTCGAGGGCATACACAGCCACGAGTACCTCGACTATCTCGAACACGCGTACACCCGCTGGCAGGCGATGCGCGCCAACGGCGCCGACCCCGGCCCCGAAGTGCTGCCCAACCTGTCGCCGTACTACAACGGCCGGGTCGAGCATGCCGCCCGCGGCCCGTGCCCCTCCACCTCCATCGTGGCCGAAACCGGCTACTACCTGAGCGACCTGTCGTGCCCGGTCGGACCGCATACCTGGCGCTCGGCCCTGCGCTCGACCCATTGCGCCGTGGCCGCCGCCGACTGGGCGCTGCAGAACCAGGCCCTCGCCTACGCGCTGTGCCGGCCTTCCAGACACCATGCGCACCGCGACCGCGCCGGCGGCTTCTGCTACCTCAACAGCAGCGCGGCGGCCGCGCAGCGCCTGGCGCAACGCTGCGAGCGCGTCGTGGTGCTGGACGTCGACGCGCATCATGGCGATGGCACGCAGAACATCTTCTACCAGCGTTCGGACGTGATGACCATCTCGCTGCACGCCGACCCGTCCGGGTACTACCCGTTCTACACTGGCTATGCGCACGAGCGCGGCTACGGCAGCGGCCACGGCTACAACCTGAACTTCCCCCTGCCGCACGGCGCGCGCAACGCCATTTTCCTGGAAACCCTGGACAGCGCCCTGACCGCGCTGCGCGACTACCGGCCGCGCGCGCTGGTGCTGGCGCTGGGTTTCGACACCTACAAGGACGACCCCATCAGCGTGCTCAAGCTGGACATGGACGCCTATCGCCAGATCGGCGAACGCATCAACGGCCTGGGCCTGCCCACCGTGGTCGTCCAGGAAGGCGGCTATATGGTGCCGGCCATCGGCCCGGCGCTGGAAGCCTTCCTGCAGGGCATGGCGCCCGCCACAGTCTGA
- a CDS encoding cupin domain-containing protein: MKRPGAIPTVQIDNERVKVTEWRFPPGGETGWHRHSMDYVVVPMTTGPLLLETPEGSVTSQLTRGVSYTRPEGVEHNVINPSDTEFVFVEIEIKAA; encoded by the coding sequence ATGAAACGCCCAGGCGCCATCCCCACGGTGCAGATCGACAACGAGCGGGTCAAGGTGACCGAGTGGCGCTTTCCGCCCGGCGGCGAAACCGGCTGGCATCGCCATAGCATGGACTATGTCGTCGTGCCCATGACCACCGGCCCGCTGCTGCTGGAAACCCCCGAAGGGTCGGTCACCAGCCAGCTCACCCGCGGCGTTTCCTATACCCGCCCGGAGGGCGTGGAGCACAACGTGATCAACCCCAGCGACACGGAATTCGTCTTCGTGGAAATCGAGATCAAAGCAGCGTAG